Proteins co-encoded in one Kribbella qitaiheensis genomic window:
- a CDS encoding HAD family hydrolase yields MPDDKPVPRGLLVDWGGVLTSGLDEALRRWAELDGLDFDAYYRAMVGWLGASPAEAEINPIHALERGQIAVPDFERKLAALLVREDGTNVPAEGLIERMFAHFEHQPQMSALIRRARVIGIRTALLSNSWGNSYPRETWDGMFDDIVISGEVGLRKPEPEIFLLAAERIGLAPAECVFIDDLELNIAGARELGMIAVHHTSYEQTRQELESVFGVDLT; encoded by the coding sequence ATGCCTGACGACAAGCCCGTGCCGCGCGGCCTGCTGGTCGACTGGGGTGGAGTGCTCACTTCCGGTCTCGACGAGGCTCTGCGCCGCTGGGCCGAGCTGGACGGCCTCGACTTCGACGCCTACTACCGGGCGATGGTCGGCTGGCTCGGCGCCAGCCCTGCCGAGGCCGAGATCAACCCGATCCACGCGCTGGAGCGCGGCCAGATCGCCGTACCGGACTTCGAGCGCAAGCTCGCGGCCCTGCTGGTCCGCGAGGACGGCACGAACGTGCCCGCCGAGGGACTGATCGAGCGGATGTTCGCGCATTTCGAGCACCAGCCGCAGATGTCGGCGCTGATCCGCCGGGCCAGGGTGATCGGCATCCGCACGGCGCTGCTGTCGAACTCGTGGGGCAACTCCTATCCCCGCGAGACCTGGGACGGGATGTTCGACGACATCGTCATCTCCGGCGAGGTCGGCCTGCGCAAGCCCGAGCCGGAGATCTTCCTGCTCGCGGCCGAGCGGATCGGGCTGGCCCCGGCCGAGTGCGTCTTCATCGACGATCTCGAGCTGAACATCGCCGGCGCCCGCGAGCTGGGCATGATCGCGGTCCACCACACGTCGTACGAGCAGACGCGGCAAGAGCTGGAATCGGTGTTCGGAGTAGATCTGACGTGA
- a CDS encoding Rv3235 family protein, whose amino-acid sequence MSAYQTLATVHPLPDTNPPPAPAIAADTSRLTSGVDASRLTTGADTARPSSGADAPWLTTGADVSLLSSGADASHLTPGADAPRPTPGADASHLTSSADTRRLTPTADASHLGSGADSSRPTPGADASHLTSSADTRRLTPTADASHLGSGADSSRLTSGSDASPVTSGPTSIDSSRGARVDLVRAGGMTQGALALRYQEVELEVEVVPAAPALRLVPAGPRLPDPQAWASKLVQAVAEVLAGDRPISQLVRFTDSTVFGELNRRVRVLGLTTTATARGLKERSAVRSVHVCNPATEVAEVAAHVRYGERSRAIALRLEVHRGRWVCTALQIG is encoded by the coding sequence ATGAGCGCCTACCAAACCCTCGCCACCGTCCACCCCCTCCCCGACACCAACCCACCCCCGGCCCCGGCAATCGCCGCGGATACATCCCGACTCACCTCCGGCGTAGATGCGTCCCGCCTCACCACCGGTGCGGATACGGCTCGGCCCTCCTCCGGCGCGGACGCGCCCTGGCTCACCACTGGTGCGGATGTCTCGCTGCTCTCCTCCGGCGCAGACGCCTCCCACCTCACCCCCGGCGCGGACGCGCCCCGACCTACCCCCGGCGCGGACGCCTCCCACCTCACCTCCAGCGCGGACACGCGCCGACTCACCCCCACCGCGGATGCATCTCACCTCGGCTCCGGTGCGGATTCGTCCCGACCTACCCCCGGCGCGGACGCCTCCCACCTCACCTCCAGCGCGGACACGCGCCGACTCACCCCCACCGCGGATGCATCTCACCTCGGCTCCGGTGCGGATTCGTCCCGGCTTACCTCCGGCTCGGATGCGTCTCCGGTCACCTCCGGGCCGACTTCGATCGACTCCAGCCGGGGCGCTCGCGTCGACTTGGTTCGGGCTGGGGGGATGACGCAGGGGGCGTTGGCGCTGCGGTATCAGGAGGTTGAGCTTGAGGTTGAGGTTGTGCCGGCGGCGCCGGCGTTGCGGTTGGTGCCGGCGGGGCCGCGGCTGCCGGATCCGCAAGCCTGGGCGTCGAAGCTGGTGCAGGCGGTGGCCGAGGTGCTGGCCGGGGATCGGCCGATCTCGCAGTTGGTCCGGTTCACGGATTCGACTGTGTTCGGTGAGCTCAACCGCCGGGTCCGGGTCCTCGGGCTGACCACCACGGCGACCGCCCGTGGGTTGAAGGAGCGCAGCGCGGTTCGTTCGGTGCATGTCTGCAACCCCGCCACCGAAGTTGCCGAAGTCGCCGCCCACGTCCGGTACGGCGAACGCTCCCGGGCGATCGCCCTTCGCCTCGAAGTCCACCGCGGCCGCTGGGTCTGTACCGCCCTGCAAATCGGCTGA
- a CDS encoding cupredoxin domain-containing protein, translating to MRSTLSRGSALALLPALGMLVLAGCGDDSPAGSSPSTNPSSTPTSVPTSAPTSAPTPGGPKTDTPSNTADPSGEQADVTVNVTVANGKVSPNGASIKVKAGQSVLVTAVSDVAEELHIHGYDKELELTPGKLQSVKFTANMKGTFEVETHKSGKLVAKLVVS from the coding sequence ATGCGTTCGACGCTCTCCCGCGGCTCCGCGCTCGCGCTCCTGCCCGCCCTCGGCATGCTGGTCCTGGCCGGCTGCGGCGACGACTCCCCCGCCGGCTCGAGCCCGAGCACGAACCCGTCGAGCACGCCGACGTCGGTCCCGACCTCCGCCCCGACCTCGGCGCCGACCCCGGGTGGACCCAAGACGGACACGCCGTCGAACACCGCCGACCCGTCCGGCGAGCAGGCCGACGTCACCGTCAACGTGACCGTTGCCAACGGCAAGGTCAGCCCGAACGGTGCCAGCATCAAGGTGAAGGCCGGCCAGAGCGTGCTCGTCACCGCCGTCTCGGACGTGGCCGAGGAACTGCACATCCACGGCTACGACAAGGAGCTCGAACTCACGCCGGGCAAGCTGCAGTCGGTCAAGTTCACCGCGAACATGAAGGGCACCTTCGAGGTCGAGACGCACAAGAGCGGCAAGCTGGTCGCCAAGCTCGTCGTCTCCTGA
- a CDS encoding LysM peptidoglycan-binding domain-containing protein, producing MKATIRGLKGLLALAALVGVGIGLRWATAGSVDSASTQDLTSMAVLTVGTVAWVAYTWLLIAVLATALEQAPGALGHVASAVSARITSQTSRALLRSALGVAAVTPLTIGVAHATPGNGASSDWAPLESPSSVRLTGPTSPTTWRTTEKPSALHLTDEPRLSAPTTWRTTEKPSALHLTDEPRLSAHTDQRTAVPATRPAQIGTPEALAGGPTQSGASDWRAVEEPSSVRLTGGPTGAGRAGQKPTVPAERAARPKPGRVEVPGRVEVPGRVEVPGRVEVPGRVEVPGRVEVPGRVEVPGRVEVPGQVEVPGRVGVPDRPTEGAPTRYTDLRSGQPVRIATRVVQYGDTLWGLAAAELGPGASESAIAERWPQWYAANRALIGPDPDLLYPGQALRIPAPATNHPVPPTHQEK from the coding sequence ATGAAAGCGACGATCCGGGGGCTGAAAGGTCTACTCGCGCTGGCTGCCCTGGTCGGGGTAGGCATCGGGCTGCGCTGGGCGACCGCTGGTTCAGTCGATTCGGCGAGCACGCAGGACCTGACCTCGATGGCAGTACTCACGGTCGGCACCGTCGCCTGGGTCGCCTACACCTGGCTGCTGATCGCCGTACTAGCCACCGCACTCGAGCAGGCACCAGGCGCCCTAGGCCACGTCGCGTCGGCCGTCTCCGCCCGGATCACGTCACAAACTTCGCGAGCCCTACTTCGCTCCGCCCTAGGCGTAGCCGCCGTCACTCCACTAACCATCGGAGTAGCCCACGCCACCCCCGGCAACGGCGCCTCCTCCGACTGGGCCCCGCTGGAGTCCCCCTCCTCCGTCCGCCTAACCGGCCCGACCTCCCCCACCACCTGGCGCACAACCGAAAAGCCCTCGGCCCTCCACCTCACCGACGAGCCCCGCCTTTCCGCCCCCACCACCTGGCGCACAACCGAAAAGCCCTCGGCCCTCCACCTCACCGACGAGCCCCGCCTTTCCGCCCACACCGACCAGCGCACCGCAGTACCTGCCACGCGACCTGCACAGATCGGTACGCCTGAAGCCCTGGCCGGAGGTCCTACGCAATCAGGGGCCTCTGACTGGCGGGCGGTGGAGGAGCCTTCGAGTGTTCGGCTGACGGGCGGCCCGACGGGGGCAGGGCGTGCTGGGCAGAAGCCGACCGTTCCGGCTGAGCGGGCGGCGCGGCCGAAGCCGGGACGGGTCGAGGTGCCGGGACGGGTCGAGGTGCCGGGACGGGTCGAGGTGCCGGGACGGGTCGAGGTGCCGGGACGGGTCGAGGTGCCGGGACGGGTCGAGGTGCCGGGACGGGTCGAGGTGCCGGGACGGGTCGAGGTGCCGGGGCAGGTCGAGGTACCGGGACGGGTTGGGGTGCCGGATCGGCCGACTGAGGGGGCGCCTACTCGGTACACCGATCTTCGGTCGGGGCAGCCGGTTCGGATTGCGACGCGGGTCGTTCAGTACGGCGACACCTTGTGGGGGCTGGCCGCGGCCGAGCTCGGGCCGGGCGCGAGTGAGTCGGCTATCGCGGAGCGCTGGCCGCAGTGGTACGCCGCCAACCGCGCACTGATCGGTCCCGACCCTGACCTGCTCTACCCCGGCCAGGCGCTGCGTATCCCAGCACCAGCCACCAACCACCCCGTGCCGCCTACCCACCAGGAGAAGTGA
- a CDS encoding wax ester/triacylglycerol synthase domain-containing protein: MPDRLTSLDLTFLKTESPATPMHVGTVDIFEPPVHGDDGFDYESLVALIRDRIAFVPRYRQRIQQIPGRFAGPIWVDDEDFDITFHVRRSALPRPGTHAQLLELVARIMSRRLDRARAAVGDVSGRGSAGRPVRDHREVPSGACRRQQHGRHRPGGPGRDRAPPRHPD, from the coding sequence ATGCCGGACCGGTTGACGTCGCTGGATCTGACCTTTCTCAAGACCGAGAGCCCGGCCACGCCGATGCATGTCGGCACGGTGGACATCTTCGAGCCGCCGGTGCACGGTGACGACGGGTTCGACTACGAGAGCCTGGTCGCGCTGATCCGCGACCGGATCGCCTTCGTCCCGCGGTACCGGCAGCGCATCCAGCAGATCCCGGGCCGGTTCGCCGGGCCGATCTGGGTGGACGACGAAGACTTCGACATCACTTTCCACGTACGCCGGTCCGCCCTGCCGCGGCCCGGGACGCACGCCCAGTTGCTGGAGCTCGTCGCCCGGATCATGTCCCGGCGGCTGGACCGGGCCCGGGCCGCTGTGGGAGATGTATCTGGTCGAGGGTCTGCAGGGCGACCGGTTCGCGATCATCGCGAAGTCCCATCAGGCGCTTGTCGACGGCAACAGCACGGTCGACATCGGCCAGGTGGTCCTGGACGCGACCGCGCGCCCCCGCGACACCCCGACTGA
- a CDS encoding DUF4097 family beta strand repeat-containing protein gives MSEVQGRPAGTMSTERRYGIAISVALILGGAYWALTGLTDDSRSSQGSYPVQDGAITIQAVSADVDLVTGDVSEVTVTRKFNRNLFGSDPKEKYSEGKLELKDTGCGFLSFGCDTDYQITVPRDLKVTIESSSGDLKVSDLSGGATVKTSSGSIEIHHAGGEVELRSSSGDIGGDGLTATGVTAQSSSGDIELAFDGPPQKVDTQSSSGNIEIQLPAGAETYKVDADTNSGDHTVEVKTDQASAREIKAKSSSGDTVVEYGN, from the coding sequence ATGTCCGAGGTCCAGGGCCGGCCGGCCGGCACGATGAGCACCGAGCGCAGATACGGCATCGCGATCTCGGTCGCGCTGATCCTCGGCGGTGCGTACTGGGCCCTGACCGGGCTGACCGATGACAGCAGGTCCAGCCAGGGGTCGTATCCCGTGCAGGACGGTGCGATCACGATCCAGGCCGTGTCGGCGGATGTCGACCTGGTCACCGGTGACGTTTCCGAGGTCACCGTGACCAGGAAGTTCAACCGGAACCTGTTCGGGTCCGACCCGAAGGAGAAATACAGCGAGGGGAAGCTGGAGCTGAAGGACACCGGCTGCGGGTTCCTGTCGTTCGGTTGCGACACCGACTACCAGATCACCGTGCCGAGGGATCTCAAGGTGACCATCGAGAGCAGCAGCGGCGATCTCAAGGTGTCGGATCTGTCCGGCGGCGCGACGGTGAAGACGTCGTCCGGCTCCATCGAGATCCACCACGCGGGCGGCGAGGTGGAGTTGAGGTCGTCGTCCGGCGACATCGGCGGCGACGGCTTGACCGCGACCGGCGTGACGGCGCAGAGCAGCTCCGGCGATATCGAGCTGGCCTTCGACGGCCCACCGCAGAAGGTCGATACCCAGTCCAGCTCCGGCAACATCGAGATCCAGCTGCCGGCCGGCGCCGAGACGTACAAGGTCGACGCCGACACGAACAGTGGTGACCACACGGTCGAGGTGAAGACAGACCAGGCATCGGCCCGCGAGATCAAGGCGAAATCGTCCTCCGGCGACACGGTCGTCGAGTACGGCAACTGA
- a CDS encoding AAA family ATPase → MAVPLLLAVTGAPWEADVVRRAERAPGIRVVRRCVDIADVMAAAASGQARAVLLAEDLPRLTSDAVAALHSRRIAVVAMVDPSDTGEPSGGEDRLSRMGIERILPADVSAEDLGRAIVDAVESGPPATVNHFAGGFVPYAGDAPSNEPPRPYGEGTGRVIAVWGPTGAPGRSTVAVGLATELAAKGMPTLLADADVYGGTVAQQLGMLDETSGLAAAARSAGGGSLDVAVLARQARQVSPHLLVLTGLSRADRWTELRPAAIESVWLTARMLAPCTVVDAGFCIESDEEISFDTLAPRRNGATLATLEEADEVVVVGTADPVGLTRLIRALHELRAAVPSANPRIVVNRLRSGPLGNAPAEAVAEALSRYAGVQAAALLPFDQAACDTAIAHGRSLADAAKSSKLRKAMQGLAAGVSADLLS, encoded by the coding sequence ATGGCAGTACCGCTCCTCCTGGCAGTGACCGGTGCTCCGTGGGAGGCGGACGTCGTACGCCGGGCAGAGCGCGCGCCGGGCATCCGCGTCGTCCGCAGGTGCGTCGACATCGCAGACGTGATGGCGGCAGCGGCCAGTGGTCAGGCCCGAGCCGTGCTGCTCGCAGAAGACCTTCCACGGTTGACCTCTGACGCCGTAGCCGCTCTGCACTCGCGGCGGATCGCGGTTGTCGCCATGGTCGACCCGTCGGACACAGGTGAGCCGTCCGGCGGCGAGGACCGCCTCAGCCGGATGGGGATCGAGCGGATTCTCCCGGCGGACGTGAGCGCCGAAGACCTCGGCCGGGCGATCGTCGACGCGGTCGAGTCCGGGCCGCCGGCCACCGTCAACCACTTCGCCGGCGGCTTCGTGCCGTACGCGGGAGACGCGCCATCCAACGAGCCACCCCGCCCGTACGGCGAGGGGACCGGCCGGGTGATCGCAGTCTGGGGCCCGACCGGCGCACCTGGTCGCAGTACGGTCGCTGTCGGGCTGGCAACGGAGCTGGCGGCCAAAGGGATGCCCACGCTGCTTGCGGACGCCGATGTGTACGGCGGGACGGTGGCGCAGCAGCTCGGCATGCTCGACGAGACTTCAGGGTTGGCCGCAGCGGCGCGGTCAGCCGGCGGCGGCTCGCTGGACGTGGCAGTGCTCGCACGGCAGGCCCGGCAGGTCAGTCCCCATCTCCTGGTGCTGACCGGGCTGAGCAGGGCCGACCGCTGGACCGAGCTCCGACCGGCAGCGATCGAGTCGGTCTGGTTGACGGCGCGCATGCTCGCCCCCTGCACGGTGGTCGACGCCGGCTTCTGCATCGAGAGCGATGAAGAGATCTCCTTCGACACGCTCGCTCCACGCCGCAACGGCGCCACCCTGGCCACGCTCGAGGAGGCCGACGAGGTCGTAGTGGTCGGTACTGCGGACCCGGTCGGGCTGACCCGCCTCATTCGGGCCCTCCACGAACTGCGGGCGGCAGTGCCGTCTGCGAACCCGCGAATCGTGGTCAACCGGCTCCGGTCGGGCCCACTGGGCAACGCCCCGGCGGAGGCTGTCGCCGAGGCGCTCAGCCGGTACGCCGGAGTACAGGCTGCTGCGCTGCTGCCGTTCGACCAGGCGGCCTGTGACACCGCGATCGCGCACGGGCGGAGCCTCGCCGATGCGGCGAAATCGAGCAAGCTCCGGAAGGCGATGCAAGGGTTGGCAGCCGGGGTTTCGGCGGATCTGCTCAGTTGA
- a CDS encoding SAF domain-containing protein codes for MVDSSAVRSGFAAPSTPTVRNRKARWKDGRLVLGVLLVAITALAGAKLLASADDTTTIYAADRDLPAGTKLTTDDLTTVRVRFTSNEEAGRYVDAAADLKGLVVVRAIGAGEFMPRQAAVTQTENDRTELPLSIAAGRLPGDTAVGDQVDVWVVPKDADQQAKKLWDTIRVVQVDTVKGVAGGSARRQVLVGLDPADLPKLPAALAAMSTGEPVLVRRGR; via the coding sequence GTGGTCGACAGTTCAGCGGTGCGGAGCGGCTTCGCGGCGCCGTCAACCCCGACCGTGCGCAACAGGAAAGCGCGGTGGAAGGACGGCCGGCTCGTCCTCGGCGTGCTGCTGGTGGCGATCACAGCGCTCGCCGGCGCCAAGTTGCTCGCGTCGGCCGACGACACGACCACCATCTATGCCGCCGATCGCGATCTGCCCGCGGGCACCAAGCTCACCACCGACGACCTGACCACTGTCCGCGTCCGCTTCACCAGTAATGAGGAAGCCGGGCGGTACGTCGATGCCGCCGCCGACCTGAAGGGTCTGGTCGTCGTGCGCGCCATCGGAGCGGGCGAGTTCATGCCGCGCCAAGCAGCCGTCACTCAGACCGAGAACGACCGCACCGAGCTGCCACTGTCCATCGCGGCGGGCCGCTTGCCCGGCGACACGGCCGTGGGCGACCAGGTGGACGTCTGGGTAGTCCCCAAAGACGCGGACCAGCAGGCCAAGAAGCTCTGGGACACCATCCGCGTAGTTCAGGTCGACACAGTGAAAGGTGTAGCCGGCGGTTCCGCTCGTCGGCAGGTCCTGGTCGGGCTGGACCCGGCTGACCTGCCCAAGCTCCCTGCTGCCCTGGCAGCGATGAGCACGGGCGAGCCGGTCCTCGTCCGGCGAGGCCGCTGA
- a CDS encoding helix-turn-helix domain-containing protein — protein sequence MPAPRFLQLSDVAEVLNISANQVYALVRRGDIPAVKIGGRGQWRVESTELEKYIERLYTETKQFIDTHPFGEEAETPEEANT from the coding sequence ATGCCGGCACCGCGTTTCCTCCAGCTCTCCGACGTCGCGGAGGTGCTGAACATCTCCGCCAACCAGGTCTACGCGCTGGTCCGCCGCGGTGACATCCCCGCGGTGAAGATCGGCGGCCGCGGCCAGTGGCGGGTGGAGTCGACCGAGCTCGAGAAATACATCGAGCGCCTCTACACCGAAACCAAGCAGTTCATAGACACCCACCCCTTCGGCGAAGAAGCAGAAACCCCCGAAGAAGCCAACACCTGA
- a CDS encoding glycosyltransferase 87 family protein yields the protein MSTPVRTADPRRIVIGILVCAALVALGAWAYGLFDGMIDLRVYRMGGSVLLDRGSLYDAKLAGSGLPFTYPPFAAIAMLPLAAVPWGVALVLWTTLSVLCVAAIWRNSLPASAWAYFPERKRVLVLVALTAASLLLEPVWQTIQFGQINLLLTAMILLDLIRPAGAKWRGFWVGVTIGVKLTPLPFLAFLLITKQWRALRNAVLGLLATMAIGFAVVPNQSWHYWTVVIRDANRVGGLAYTGNQSFMGFLSRLGNEASWVEPTWFLLSAVFGLAVLWLARRFWLADERVTAISVMALAVLYASPVSWSHHWVWIIPLGVSLIRAVNRQWGLNPAVVTGVLWYGLFVLRSIWWVPFRDDRELSWTFWQSIPGNSHLILGMLAFLLLAFTSRNLPKPSAPATARQA from the coding sequence GTGTCCACCCCTGTACGAACCGCCGACCCGCGCCGGATCGTCATCGGCATCCTCGTCTGTGCGGCGCTGGTGGCCCTCGGCGCCTGGGCGTACGGCCTGTTCGACGGCATGATCGACCTGCGCGTCTACCGGATGGGCGGCTCGGTGCTGCTCGACCGCGGTTCCCTGTACGACGCGAAGCTGGCCGGCTCGGGTCTGCCGTTCACGTACCCGCCGTTCGCCGCGATCGCGATGCTGCCGCTGGCGGCGGTTCCGTGGGGCGTCGCGCTGGTGCTCTGGACGACGCTCTCGGTGCTCTGCGTCGCCGCGATCTGGCGCAACAGCCTGCCCGCTTCGGCGTGGGCGTACTTCCCCGAGCGGAAGCGCGTGCTGGTCCTGGTCGCGCTGACGGCGGCGTCGCTGCTGCTCGAGCCGGTCTGGCAGACGATCCAGTTCGGCCAGATCAACCTGTTGCTGACGGCAATGATCCTGCTGGACCTGATCCGGCCGGCCGGGGCGAAGTGGCGCGGATTCTGGGTCGGCGTGACGATCGGGGTGAAGCTGACGCCGCTGCCGTTCCTGGCGTTCCTGCTGATCACCAAGCAGTGGCGCGCCTTGCGCAACGCAGTACTGGGCCTGCTGGCAACGATGGCGATCGGGTTCGCCGTAGTACCGAACCAGTCGTGGCACTACTGGACTGTGGTCATCCGCGACGCGAACCGGGTCGGCGGGCTCGCCTACACCGGGAACCAGTCGTTCATGGGCTTCCTCAGCCGGCTGGGGAACGAGGCGTCGTGGGTGGAGCCGACCTGGTTCTTGCTGTCGGCGGTGTTCGGCCTGGCGGTGCTGTGGCTGGCGCGGCGCTTCTGGCTGGCGGACGAGCGCGTCACGGCGATCTCCGTGATGGCGCTGGCCGTCCTGTACGCGTCGCCCGTCTCGTGGAGCCACCACTGGGTCTGGATCATCCCGCTGGGCGTCAGCCTGATCCGCGCGGTCAACCGCCAATGGGGCCTGAACCCAGCCGTCGTCACCGGCGTCCTCTGGTACGGCCTGTTCGTCCTGCGCTCGATCTGGTGGGTGCCGTTCCGCGACGACCGAGAACTCTCCTGGACCTTCTGGCAATCCATCCCCGGCAACTCCCACCTGATCCTGGGAATGCTGGCCTTCCTGCTACTGGCCTTCACCAGCCGCAACCTGCCTAAGCCGTCAGCTCCCGCAACGGCCCGGCAAGCCTGA
- a CDS encoding helix-turn-helix transcriptional regulator, with protein sequence MSQEPQPYRERAARMPGAVLWTRTADGGSYRILPDGCMDLLWIEGELVVAGPDTRAYVSSSEAGVRFAALRFAPGTAPGFLGVPAREIVNHQVPLAELWSPGRAKRLAARIRRADPASGLEDAAIGLSDEPPDRLVSQVVRGVRHGIGVPALAGSVGLSERQLHRRCLDAFGYGPKMLDRVLRMNRALDRARTGLALATVAAQTGYADQAHFTREIKALTGVPPRALL encoded by the coding sequence GTGAGTCAGGAACCTCAGCCCTACCGCGAGCGAGCCGCCCGGATGCCCGGTGCCGTCCTGTGGACCCGTACTGCGGACGGCGGGTCGTACAGGATCCTCCCCGACGGTTGCATGGACCTGCTCTGGATCGAAGGCGAGTTGGTGGTCGCGGGTCCCGATACCCGCGCGTACGTCTCGTCGTCCGAGGCCGGTGTCCGATTCGCCGCGCTCCGGTTCGCGCCGGGGACCGCGCCCGGCTTCCTCGGCGTACCGGCGCGGGAGATCGTGAATCACCAGGTGCCGCTCGCCGAGCTGTGGTCGCCCGGCCGGGCAAAGCGGCTGGCTGCGCGAATCCGGAGAGCTGATCCGGCGTCCGGGTTGGAGGACGCGGCGATCGGACTGTCCGATGAGCCGCCGGACCGGCTGGTCAGCCAGGTGGTGCGCGGTGTACGCCACGGGATCGGCGTACCGGCGCTGGCCGGCAGCGTCGGGTTGAGTGAGCGGCAACTCCACCGCCGATGCCTGGACGCGTTCGGCTACGGACCGAAGATGCTGGATCGCGTACTTCGGATGAACCGCGCCCTCGACCGCGCGCGCACCGGGCTCGCACTGGCGACCGTCGCCGCACAAACCGGCTACGCCGACCAGGCCCACTTCACCCGCGAGATCAAAGCCCTGACCGGCGTACCACCCCGCGCCCTCCTGTGA
- a CDS encoding VanW family protein, whose amino-acid sequence MSESTTTMTNLSAPDLGEADELTPAELARVLPRVGARRWSQRIPALYPVAVRYHRARRRIEWMRSDTAFANTRQSEDLPVRVKRHKSLLLRQLGETEMWMQHNKVTNLKLACAQVDGLVIKPGETFSFNKLVGNATRRKGYLKGMRLSNGQARPGIGGGICQLANLLHWMVLHSPLTVTQRSTHSFDPFPDNGRVLPWGVGCSIVYNYVDLQFRNDTDQTFQLRVGVSDRYLEGEIFADESTSSSYRVFARGERFFRAGAEYFRRNEIWRTVIDRRTGDSLGDELVRENVALVKYVPTGVKVIDIDLTQYPPAG is encoded by the coding sequence ATGTCTGAGAGCACCACCACCATGACGAATCTGTCCGCGCCTGACCTCGGCGAGGCCGATGAGCTGACTCCGGCCGAGTTGGCCCGGGTGTTGCCGCGAGTCGGTGCACGGCGTTGGTCGCAGCGGATTCCGGCGCTTTATCCGGTCGCTGTGCGGTATCACCGGGCCCGGCGGCGGATCGAGTGGATGCGGTCGGACACTGCGTTCGCGAATACCCGCCAGAGCGAGGATCTGCCCGTCCGGGTCAAGCGGCACAAGTCGCTGCTGCTCAGGCAGCTCGGCGAGACCGAGATGTGGATGCAGCACAACAAGGTGACCAACCTGAAGCTTGCCTGCGCCCAGGTCGACGGCTTGGTGATCAAGCCTGGTGAGACGTTCTCCTTCAACAAGCTGGTCGGCAACGCGACCCGGCGCAAGGGATATCTCAAGGGCATGCGGCTGTCGAACGGTCAGGCCCGGCCGGGGATCGGCGGCGGGATCTGCCAGCTGGCGAACCTGCTGCACTGGATGGTGCTCCATTCGCCGCTGACCGTGACGCAGCGATCCACGCACAGCTTCGACCCGTTCCCGGACAACGGCCGCGTGCTGCCGTGGGGAGTCGGCTGCAGCATCGTCTACAACTACGTGGATCTGCAGTTCCGCAACGACACCGACCAGACGTTCCAGCTGCGGGTCGGCGTCAGCGACCGTTACCTGGAAGGCGAGATCTTCGCCGACGAGAGCACCTCCTCGTCGTACCGGGTGTTCGCGCGCGGGGAGCGGTTCTTCCGGGCCGGTGCCGAGTACTTCCGTCGCAACGAGATCTGGCGCACGGTGATCGACCGCCGTACCGGTGATTCGCTCGGCGACGAGCTGGTGCGCGAGAACGTTGCCTTGGTCAAGTACGTCCCGACCGGGGTCAAGGTGATCGACATCGACCTCACGCAGTACCCGCCTGCCGGCTAG